A single Methanofastidiosum sp. DNA region contains:
- a CDS encoding Kae1-associated kinase Bud32: MILKKGAEADLYLEDFKDVFGFDFYNEKVVIKKRVKKNYRINEIDDMIRGFRTVKEAKIINKAKFSGVYSPALYLVDLKEKSIVMEYINGIRLKEHFSSKGLDKDIGFQIGKSVGSMHKAGIIHGDLTTSNMILNGGKVYFIDFGLSEESEEIEKQGIDVHLLRQALESTHFDISEELFKIIIEGYSDVVGNKKKDEILQRIEQIEKRGRYRKRD; encoded by the coding sequence TTGATTCTAAAAAAGGGGGCGGAAGCAGACCTTTATCTTGAAGATTTCAAGGATGTTTTCGGGTTTGATTTTTATAACGAGAAGGTCGTCATCAAAAAAAGGGTAAAGAAAAATTACAGGATTAATGAAATTGACGACATGATTAGAGGATTTAGAACTGTTAAAGAAGCAAAAATAATCAATAAAGCAAAATTCTCTGGAGTATACTCTCCAGCTCTATACCTTGTTGACTTAAAAGAAAAAAGTATTGTAATGGAGTATATTAATGGAATCCGATTAAAAGAGCATTTTTCTTCAAAAGGACTCGATAAAGATATAGGGTTCCAGATAGGTAAATCAGTTGGCTCTATGCACAAAGCCGGGATAATCCACGGCGACCTCACGACATCAAATATGATACTAAATGGTGGCAAAGTATATTTCATCGACTTTGGATTATCAGAGGAATCCGAGGAAATTGAGAAACAGGGAATAGATGTACACCTATTAAGGCAGGCTTTAGAAAGTACTCATTTTGATATTTCAGAGGAGCTATTTAAAATAATAATTGAAGGGTATTCGGATGTGGTTGGAAACAAAAAGAAGGACGAAATCCTCCAAAGAATTGAACAAATAGAAAAGAGGGGAAGATATAGAAAAAGAGACTAA